The Apium graveolens cultivar Ventura chromosome 6, ASM990537v1, whole genome shotgun sequence genome contains a region encoding:
- the LOC141668804 gene encoding mitogen-activated protein kinase homolog MMK2-like, giving the protein MDTSSAAADHGHIKGVPTHGGRYVQYNVYGNLFEVSRKYVPPIRPVGRGAYGIVCAAMNSETREEVAIKKIGNAFDNRIDAKRTLREIKLLRHMDHENVIAIKDIIRPPQKETFNDVYIVYELMDTDLHQIIRSNQQLNDDHCRYFLYQLLRGLKYVHSANVLHRDLKPSNLLLNANCDLKIGDFGLARTTSETDFMTEYVVTRWYRAPELLLNCSEYTAAIDIWSVGCILGEIMTRHPLFPGKDYVHQLRLITELIGSPDDASLGFLRSDNARRYVRQLPQYPRQQFSARFLNKSPGALDLLEKMLIFDPNRRITVDEALCHPYLAPLHDINEEPVSPQPFNFDFEQPSCTEENIKELIWRESVKFNPDPIY; this is encoded by the exons ATGGATACAAGCTCAGCTGCAGCTGATCATGGTCATATCAAAGGAGTTCCAACTCATGGTGGTAGATATGTTCAGTACAATGTGTATGGCAATCTTTTCGAAGTTTCCAGAAAATATGTTCCTCCTATTCGCCCTGTTGGCCGTGGTGCTTATGGTATTGTTTG TGCTGCCATGAATTCTGAAACGCGCGAGGAAGTTGCCATCAAGAAAATTGGTAATGCATTTGACAATCGAATAGATGCCAAGAGGACACTTCGGGAAATTAAACTTCTTCGTCACATGGATCATGAAAAT GTAATTGCCATCAAAGACATCATAAGGCCTCCACAGAAGGAAACTTTCAATGATGTTTACATTGTCTATGAATTGATGGACACGGATCTTCATCAGATAATTCGCTCTAACCAACAACTTAATGATGATCATTGTCGG TATTTTCTTTACCAGCTATTGCGAGGACTGAAGTATGTTCATTCTGCAAATGTCTTGCACCGTGACTTGAAGCCTAGCAATCTACTCCTCAATGCAAATTGTGACTTGAAAATTGGAGATTTCGGTCTTGCAAGGACAACTTCTGAAACTGATTTCATGACTGAATATGTTGTTACTCGCTGGTACCGAGCCCCTGAATTGCTTCTTAATTGCTCAGAGTACACTGCAGCAATTGATATCTGGTCAGTTGGTTGCATACTTGGTGAAATTATGACCAGACACCCCTTGTTCCCTGGCAAAGATTATGTTCATCAGCTGAGACTTATTACCGAG CTCATAGGTTCACCTGACGATGCGAGTCTTGGGTTTCTCAGAAGTGATAATGCCCGGAGATACGTGAGGCAGCTTCCCCAGTATCCAAGGCAACAATTCTCAGCTAGATTTCTTAACAAATCTCCCGGAGCTCTAGATTTGCTGGAGAAAATGCTCATCTTTGATCCCAACCGGCGTATTACAG TTGATGAGGCACTCTGCCACCCATACTTGGCGCCTCTTCACGACATTAACGAGGAGCCTGTTTCCCCTCAGCCTTTTAATTTTGACTTTGAGCAGCCATCATGTACCGAAGAGAATATCAAGGAACTCATCTGGAGGGAATCTGTTAAATTCAATCCTGACCCGATTTATTAA
- the LOC141664206 gene encoding protein BPS1, chloroplastic-like: MSRPREPQRPLFPFGNPFRMILPKGSYLSPGLLALLNNFEEALAERLRKLKPTNREDVLTLSWMRYAMDSLCAIHTDIKTLITALELPVSDWDDKWIDVYLDNSVKMLDICIGFSAELSRLKQGHLFLQCVMRNMDSMSSNQFIRARSSLDDWKHHITVKNSRIENCFTILDNLAATLNEPKVKNSSKGKVLMRAMYGVKVFTVFVCGIFAAAFSGSSKKLMDLHVPEKYLWAEAFTGLQAFVNGEIRNLYSSGGVTVLKELQAVDVVVKKLYPLVEDGSNSVEAEEFKDCILDLGRSAANLSEGLDILLKEVDGFFQILLTGRDALLCNLRTGTDVSSPVQTNSNLEQFVR; the protein is encoded by the coding sequence ATGAGTCGTCCCCGGGAACCACAACGACCACTCTTCCCCTTTGGAAACCCATTCCGCATGATATTACCCAAGGGGTCATATCTCTCTCCGGGGTTGCTTGCTCTTTTAAACAACTTTGAGGAAGCCTTGGCAGAGAGGTTGAGAAAGCTTAAGCCTACAAACAGGGAAGATGTCTTGACCTTATCTTGGATGAGATATGCAATGGATTCACTTTGTGCAATACATACTGACATAAAAACATTAATAACTGCTCTCGAACTTCCTGTATCTGACTGGGATGACAAATGGATTGATGTGTACTTGGACAATAGTGTTAAGATGCTTGATATATGCATTGGTTTTTCAGCAGAACTATCACGGCTCAAGCAAGGCCACCTCTTTCTTCAATGTGTCATGCGCAATATGGACTCCATGTCTTCAAATCAATTTATTCGTGCACGTTCTTCACTTGATGACTGGAAGCATCACATTACTGTAAAAAATTCTCGAAttgaaaattgttttaccatcTTAGATAATCTTGCTGCGACACTTAACGAACCAAAAGTCAAAAACTCGTCCAAAGGGAAAGTTTTGATGCGTGCTATGTATGGTGTCAAGGTATTTACTGTGTTTGTTTGTGGAATATTTGCTGCTGCTTTCTCAGGTTCATCGAAGAAGTTGATGGATTTACATGTCCCAGAAAAGTACTTGTGGGCAGAGGCTTTTACCGGTTTGCAGGCTTTTGTAAATGGAGAAATAAGAAATCTGTATTCCTCTGGGGGTGTTACTGTATTAAAAGAACTTCAAGCAGTCGATGTTGTTGTCAAGAAGCTTTACCCCCTCGTTGAAGATGGTTCCAACTCTGTTGAAGCTGAAGAGTTCAAGGATTGCATATTAGACTTGGGGAGGAGTGCAGCTAATTTATCAGAAGGCTTAGATATTCTTCTGAAGGAAGTCGATGGCTTCTTCCAAATTCTTTTGACTGGACGTGATGCCTTGCTTTGTAACCTAAGAACGGGTACTGATGTTTCTAGCCCTGTGCAAACAAACAGCAACCTAGAACAATTTGTGAGGTGA
- the LOC141664421 gene encoding CAAX prenyl protease 1 homolog isoform X2, giving the protein MCLMRLPDGELRLKIEKLASSLQFPLNKLFVVDGSTRSSHSNCKDEEEIVAVIAHELGHWKLNHTMFTFVAVQILSFSQFGGYTLVRNSKDLFQSFGFDTQPVLIGLFLFQHTVMPLQRVVSFALNLVSRAFEFQADAFAKSLGYSTPLRVALVKLHEENLSAMNTDPWYSAYHYSHPPLVERLAAIDEPDKKTD; this is encoded by the exons ATGTGTCTTATGCGG CTTCCAGATGGAGAGCTTAGGTTAAAAATTGAAAAACTTGCTTCGTCCCTCCAGTTTCCGTTAAATAAGTTGTTCGTGGTTGATGGATCTACTCGATCAAGTCATAGCAAT TGCAAAGACGAGGAGGAAATTGTTGCTGTTATTGCCCATGAATTGGGTCACTGGAAGCTCAATCACACTATGTTTACATTTGTTGCTGTTCAG ATTCTCTCATTCTCACAGTTTGGAGGGTATACTCTTGTCAGAAATTCTAAAGATCTGTTTCAGAGCTTTGGTTTTGATACACAACCAGTGCTCATTGGGCTCTTCCTTTTTCAG CACACAGTAATGCCTCTCCAGCGCGTAGTAAGCTTTGCTCTTAATCTTGTAAGCCGAGCTTTTGAGTTCCAG GCCGATGCTTTTGCCAAGAGTCTTGGGTATTCCACACCACTTCGAGTTGCCCTTGTAAAACTACAT GAGGAGAACTTATCAGCTATGAACACAGATCCATGGTATTCAGCTTATCATTACTCACATCCTCCACTTGTTGAACGATTGGCTGCAATTGACGAACCCGATAAGAAGACAGACTAA
- the LOC141664421 gene encoding CAAX prenyl protease 1 homolog isoform X3 has product MCLMRLPDGELRLKIEKLASSLQFPLNKLFVVDGSTRSSHSNAYMYGFCKNKRIVLYDTLIQQCKDEEEIVAVIAHELGHWKLNHTMFTFVAVQILSFSQFGGYTLVRNSKDLFQSFGFDTQPVLIGLFLFQHTVMPLQRVVSFALNLVSRAFEFQEENLSAMNTDPWYSAYHYSHPPLVERLAAIDEPDKKTD; this is encoded by the exons ATGTGTCTTATGCGG CTTCCAGATGGAGAGCTTAGGTTAAAAATTGAAAAACTTGCTTCGTCCCTCCAGTTTCCGTTAAATAAGTTGTTCGTGGTTGATGGATCTACTCGATCAAGTCATAGCAAT GCTTATATGTATGGATTCTGTAAGAACAAGCGCATCGTTCTTTATGACACATTGATTCAACAG TGCAAAGACGAGGAGGAAATTGTTGCTGTTATTGCCCATGAATTGGGTCACTGGAAGCTCAATCACACTATGTTTACATTTGTTGCTGTTCAG ATTCTCTCATTCTCACAGTTTGGAGGGTATACTCTTGTCAGAAATTCTAAAGATCTGTTTCAGAGCTTTGGTTTTGATACACAACCAGTGCTCATTGGGCTCTTCCTTTTTCAG CACACAGTAATGCCTCTCCAGCGCGTAGTAAGCTTTGCTCTTAATCTTGTAAGCCGAGCTTTTGAGTTCCAG GAGGAGAACTTATCAGCTATGAACACAGATCCATGGTATTCAGCTTATCATTACTCACATCCTCCACTTGTTGAACGATTGGCTGCAATTGACGAACCCGATAAGAAGACAGACTAA
- the LOC141664421 gene encoding CAAX prenyl protease 1 homolog isoform X1, with protein sequence MCLMRLPDGELRLKIEKLASSLQFPLNKLFVVDGSTRSSHSNAYMYGFCKNKRIVLYDTLIQQCKDEEEIVAVIAHELGHWKLNHTMFTFVAVQILSFSQFGGYTLVRNSKDLFQSFGFDTQPVLIGLFLFQHTVMPLQRVVSFALNLVSRAFEFQADAFAKSLGYSTPLRVALVKLHEENLSAMNTDPWYSAYHYSHPPLVERLAAIDEPDKKTD encoded by the exons ATGTGTCTTATGCGG CTTCCAGATGGAGAGCTTAGGTTAAAAATTGAAAAACTTGCTTCGTCCCTCCAGTTTCCGTTAAATAAGTTGTTCGTGGTTGATGGATCTACTCGATCAAGTCATAGCAAT GCTTATATGTATGGATTCTGTAAGAACAAGCGCATCGTTCTTTATGACACATTGATTCAACAG TGCAAAGACGAGGAGGAAATTGTTGCTGTTATTGCCCATGAATTGGGTCACTGGAAGCTCAATCACACTATGTTTACATTTGTTGCTGTTCAG ATTCTCTCATTCTCACAGTTTGGAGGGTATACTCTTGTCAGAAATTCTAAAGATCTGTTTCAGAGCTTTGGTTTTGATACACAACCAGTGCTCATTGGGCTCTTCCTTTTTCAG CACACAGTAATGCCTCTCCAGCGCGTAGTAAGCTTTGCTCTTAATCTTGTAAGCCGAGCTTTTGAGTTCCAG GCCGATGCTTTTGCCAAGAGTCTTGGGTATTCCACACCACTTCGAGTTGCCCTTGTAAAACTACAT GAGGAGAACTTATCAGCTATGAACACAGATCCATGGTATTCAGCTTATCATTACTCACATCCTCCACTTGTTGAACGATTGGCTGCAATTGACGAACCCGATAAGAAGACAGACTAA
- the LOC141664419 gene encoding uncharacterized protein LOC141664419 isoform X1, whose amino-acid sequence MMALPLMNLIKLRGVPILEQLHLEERLLRTSPHNWCIINDGTNLPSIVMGISGKPAQLVEINSVLRDKVPVIRRFSGGGTVIVDTGTIFVTFICNKDDVPEVQPYPRPIMSWSSLLYNKVFQGVGDFVLRENDYAFGNRKFGGNAQSITKNRWIHHTSFLWDYDIKNMAYLKIPKRAPEYRLARNHSDFICCMKEYMSRTNFITRTVHALEGEFSIETIDMEAVGVESAPHTKFVHSSKLLTEWELEEAALG is encoded by the exons ATGATGGCGCTTCCTTTGATGAATCTTATAAAGCTTAGAGGAGTTCCAATTCTCGAGCAACTACATTTAGAGGAGCGTTTGCTTCGTACTTCCCCTCACAATTGGTGTATTATCAATGACGGCACTAATCTCCCCTCTATTGTCATGGGCATTTCCGG GAAACCTGCACAACTTGTTGAAATTAATTCTGTTTTAAGAGATAAAGTTCCTGTGATCAGAAGATTTAGTGGTGGTGGTACTGTGATTGTTGATACTGGTACGATATTTGTCACCTTTATATGCAATAAGGATGATGTTCCGGAAGTTCAACCATATCCTCGACCTATCATGTCCTGGAGTAGCTTATTGTACAATAAAGTGTTTCAGGGTGTTGGTGATTTTGTTCTCCGTGAGAACG ATTATGCTTTTGGCAACCGCAAGTTTGGTGGGAATGCTCAATCTATCACCAAAAATCGTTGGATCCATCATACATCGTTTTTGTGGGACTATGATATCAAGAACATGGCTTATCTCAAGATTCCGAAACGGGCTCCTGAATATAGGCTA GCCAGGAATCATTCGGATTTTATATGTTGCATGAAGGAATATATGTCAAGGACAAATTTCATCACAAGAACTGTTCATGCACTTGAAGGGGAGTTTTCTATTGAAACCATAGACATGGAAGCAGTCGGAGTCGAGTCTGCTCCACATACAAAATTTGTTCATTCCTCAAAACTATTGACAGAGTGGGAACTAGAGGAAGCTGCATTAGGATGA
- the LOC141664419 gene encoding uncharacterized protein LOC141664419 isoform X2 produces the protein MMALPLMNLIKLRGVPILEQLHLEERLLRTSPHNWCIINDGTNLPSIVMGISGKPAQLVEINSVLRDKVPVIRRFSGGGTVIVDTGTIFVTFICNKDDVPEVQPYPRPIMSWSSLLYNKVFQGVGDFVLRENDYAFGNRKFGGNAQSITKNRWIHHTSFLWDYDIKNMAYLKIPKRAPEYRPGIIRILYVA, from the exons ATGATGGCGCTTCCTTTGATGAATCTTATAAAGCTTAGAGGAGTTCCAATTCTCGAGCAACTACATTTAGAGGAGCGTTTGCTTCGTACTTCCCCTCACAATTGGTGTATTATCAATGACGGCACTAATCTCCCCTCTATTGTCATGGGCATTTCCGG GAAACCTGCACAACTTGTTGAAATTAATTCTGTTTTAAGAGATAAAGTTCCTGTGATCAGAAGATTTAGTGGTGGTGGTACTGTGATTGTTGATACTGGTACGATATTTGTCACCTTTATATGCAATAAGGATGATGTTCCGGAAGTTCAACCATATCCTCGACCTATCATGTCCTGGAGTAGCTTATTGTACAATAAAGTGTTTCAGGGTGTTGGTGATTTTGTTCTCCGTGAGAACG ATTATGCTTTTGGCAACCGCAAGTTTGGTGGGAATGCTCAATCTATCACCAAAAATCGTTGGATCCATCATACATCGTTTTTGTGGGACTATGATATCAAGAACATGGCTTATCTCAAGATTCCGAAACGGGCTCCTGAATATAG GCCAGGAATCATTCGGATTTTATATGTTGCATGA
- the LOC141664471 gene encoding bZIP transcription factor 53-like, which produces MTSVQKRTSFDETDEKRKKRMISNRESARRSRMKKENHVRELIAEISRLQNENKAMMSKINEVMDMFVGVTTENNVLRAQISELTNKLYSLTSALSLVENEALVEPWQFTYPAQPGPFSAQPGPFAANMFNS; this is translated from the coding sequence atgacGTCTGTGCAAAAACGAACTAGTTTTGACGAAACCGATGAGAAGAGAAAGAAGAGAATGATATCGAACCGAGAATCGGCGAGGAGGTCACGCATGAAAAAGGAGAATCACGTCAGAGAATTGATCGCGGAAATAAGCCGGCTACAGAACGAGAACAAAGCGATGATGAGCAAGATCAATGAAGTTATGGATATGTTTGTTGGTGTTACTACAGAAAATAATGTGCTCAGAGCTCAGATATCTGAATTGACTAACAAGCTCTACTCGCTTACTTCAGCTCTGAGTTTGGTGGAGAATGAAGCGTTGGTGGAACCATGGCAGTTTACTTATCCAGCACAACCAGGGCCATTTTCTGCACAACCAGGGCCATTTGCTGCTAACATGTTCAATTCTTAG
- the LOC141667672 gene encoding sphingoid long-chain bases kinase 2, mitochondrial-like isoform X2, with the protein MVYYGIALVVAMPKSSSLILNSLNSMAPDLPASPASSRRRDLVFVVNPKGANGRTGKDWKKLLPYLRSRLGNDCNICESLTSGPCHAIDITREAIREGADAVIAVGGDGTLHEVINGFFWGGKPVSCQDPQVSHTTALGLIPLGTGSDFARTLKWKNNPQDAIERIAKGQRSQIDIGVISGEDGESHYFNNVADIHLTAKAGYYASKYKRFGNLCYVIGALQAFFGHHNQDLKIKVNEGEWEVYSQVTALCIGNAKFFGGGMKITPNADPKSGKFEVVTSGLQMVSLHSLSTQVV; encoded by the exons ATGGTTTATTACGGAATAGCATTGGTGGTGGCAATGCCAAAATCTTCTTCCTTGATTCTTAATTCACTTAATTCTATGGCCCCAGATCTCCCTGCCTCCCCCGCCTCTTCTCGCCGTCGTGACCTGGTTTTTGTCGTCAATCCTAAag GAGCTAATGGTCGAACAGGTAAAGATTGGAAGAAGTTGCTTCCGTATTTAAGGTCTCGCCTCGGTAATGACTGTAAT ATATGCGAATCTTTAACTTCAGGCCCTTGCCATGCTATTGACATAACAAGAGAG GCTATACGAGAAGGAGCTGATGCGGTCATTGCAGTTGGAGGTGATGGAACTCTTCACGAG GTTATCAATGGTTTCTTTTGGGGCGGAAAACCCGTTTCTTGTCAAGACCCACAAGTTTCCCATACAACTGCACTTGGT TTGATTCCATTAGGGACTGGTTCTGACTTTGCGAGGACGCTAAAATG GAAAAACAATCCTCAGGATGCCATTGAACGCATAGCAAAAG GACAAAGATCTCAGATTGACATTGGAGTTATTAGCGGAGAAGATGGTGAATCTCATTATTTTAATAATGTTGCTGACATTCATTT GACTGCGAAAGCAGGTTATTATGCATCCAAGTACAAAAGATTTGGGAACTTATGTTATGTCATTGGTGCTTTGCAAGCCTTTTTTGGGCATCATAACCAAGATCTTAAGATTAAG GTCAATGAAGGAGAGTGGGAAGTGTATTCTCAAGTTACAGCTTTGTGTATTGGAAATGCTAAATTCTTTGGCGGTGGAATGAAGATCACTCCTAATGCTGACCCTAAAAGTGGAAAATTTGAG GTTGTGACTTCAGGACTTCAAATGGTATCACTTCATTCGTTATCTACACAGGTTGTATAA
- the LOC141667672 gene encoding sphingoid long-chain bases kinase 2, mitochondrial-like isoform X1 yields MVYYGIALVVAMPKSSSLILNSLNSMAPDLPASPASSRRRDLVFVVNPKGANGRTGKDWKKLLPYLRSRLGNDCNICESLTSGPCHAIDITREAIREGADAVIAVGGDGTLHEVINGFFWGGKPVSCQDPQVSHTTALGLIPLGTGSDFARTLKWKNNPQDAIERIAKGQRSQIDIGVISGEDGESHYFNNVADIHLTAKAGYYASKYKRFGNLCYVIGALQAFFGHHNQDLKIKVNEGEWEVYSQVTALCIGNAKFFGGGMKITPNADPKSGKFEPTFFEGCDFRTSNGITSFVIYTGCIMVHIYR; encoded by the exons ATGGTTTATTACGGAATAGCATTGGTGGTGGCAATGCCAAAATCTTCTTCCTTGATTCTTAATTCACTTAATTCTATGGCCCCAGATCTCCCTGCCTCCCCCGCCTCTTCTCGCCGTCGTGACCTGGTTTTTGTCGTCAATCCTAAag GAGCTAATGGTCGAACAGGTAAAGATTGGAAGAAGTTGCTTCCGTATTTAAGGTCTCGCCTCGGTAATGACTGTAAT ATATGCGAATCTTTAACTTCAGGCCCTTGCCATGCTATTGACATAACAAGAGAG GCTATACGAGAAGGAGCTGATGCGGTCATTGCAGTTGGAGGTGATGGAACTCTTCACGAG GTTATCAATGGTTTCTTTTGGGGCGGAAAACCCGTTTCTTGTCAAGACCCACAAGTTTCCCATACAACTGCACTTGGT TTGATTCCATTAGGGACTGGTTCTGACTTTGCGAGGACGCTAAAATG GAAAAACAATCCTCAGGATGCCATTGAACGCATAGCAAAAG GACAAAGATCTCAGATTGACATTGGAGTTATTAGCGGAGAAGATGGTGAATCTCATTATTTTAATAATGTTGCTGACATTCATTT GACTGCGAAAGCAGGTTATTATGCATCCAAGTACAAAAGATTTGGGAACTTATGTTATGTCATTGGTGCTTTGCAAGCCTTTTTTGGGCATCATAACCAAGATCTTAAGATTAAG GTCAATGAAGGAGAGTGGGAAGTGTATTCTCAAGTTACAGCTTTGTGTATTGGAAATGCTAAATTCTTTGGCGGTGGAATGAAGATCACTCCTAATGCTGACCCTAAAAGTGGAAAATTTGAG CCAACTTTTTTTGAAGGTTGTGACTTCAGGACTTCAAATGGTATCACTTCATTCGTTATCTACACAGGTTGTATAATGGTACACATTTATCGATAA